The DNA segment GCATGATCAGCCAAGGCTGGCTTGGGGATGGGCGGTGAGGGAGAGGGCACCAAGGAACATCCCCCACCCCTGATTTCCTGCTCGTTTCAGGAGGACCCAAGCACCCAAGCACACAGTAGGTGGCCCTGGGGGTAAATTGAGGGAGGTTGTGTTGGCCAAGAAGAATGGGGTTGGGATTGGCAGGGAGGGGGGCGAGGCTCTCTCTCAGCTCAGTAAGGGTAGATTCTTCTCTGAGTAGGTGCCATCCTCGCCCCTCACCCTGGGGGGCTCCTTTGATACTCACGGGTCGTGCACTCCCGGCCCTCCTGCCTCCAGCCTGGACAGCACACAGACTTGGCGGGGGAGCTAATGGGACAGAGCCACAGTCAGAGGGCTGAGGCCTACTAGTGAGGTTAAAGATGAGAAATCAGGGCCCGGGGAACAGCCCGCCTGCACGTTGGCCACTGtctctgggactctgggagcTGGGGTGCAGGGGGAACAGCAGGGCTCCAGCAGGGCCCAGAGCCCCATCATTCCCATATAGCCCCACAGATAATGCATCTCCGCCACTCGGGCCCCCAGGAATCCCAGGCCTGGAAATAGGGTTTTCAGGGATGGGGCCATCTTGGACCCGATTCCCCCCTCCAAGCCATCAAATGAGCAAGGCCTCCCAGCTTCCAGCAGAGATCCCCTCCCTACTCCCTGACCCCTCCGACACATCTGGGAGTCCCTTCCCTGGTCCATCAGCCCCAGAAGCGTCCTCCCACCTATGATCGCAACATCTatctccccccacacacacaccctgacCCAAATCCCACGCTCCTCCTtgtctcttcatctttctctggCGAGCCTCCTGCCCTACCTTCCATCCAGGCAGACGTGCCTCCCCAAAGGGTCCAGCTCCAGCTCCCCTAGGACGCCCCGAAGCCagagcagtagcagcagcagcagccacgGCCCCATGGCAGCCAGTGCGGGCTCAGTCAGTCTGGCTCTgcccccccaaattcccatccCCCTCCCTACTTCCTCCCAAGGCTTTTCCTGAGGAAACTACAAAAGGGGGCCCTCCCTCTCCAGGGTGCAGGGTGGGAACAATGAGAACAACAGGACTTCCCCAGGGCAGTAAGGTGACGGGACAGGGAAGGCATGTGCGTGTGTGGGTGTGTTGGGGGGCAGCATGTGGAGAAAGGGGGGCCCTCTAAATTAacctagaaagagaaaggaaaagcgAGCTCCTTTCTTTCTGCCCAGGGAGCATGTAAGCTCTTAAAGGGCAGAAACGGAGCTCCCAGCGCCCAGCGCCGTTCCTGCACATAGTGGGTCCTCAACACGTGCTTGTTGACCGATTCCTTTCAGAGGTGGGGGTCCGGGGGTTTGGGACGCGGCATCTGCGGCCAGACTGGACTGATACGCTGGAACGTTTCTCAAGCtttgatctctttttttattttggtttacaAGGAATAAGGGAAGGGCAGAGTTTGAAGTAAAGGCAAACTTTGGTCGGTCAGTcggacaacaaacatttattaggcacctgctcCGTGGCAGGCATTCACAGAGCTGGGGATAGACAGGAACGAAGGGGCTGCTTGCCCAGAAGCCCACAATCTGCCATGTTTGTTGAAAGAACTGAGCCAGGGCTGGTCAGGCCGGTGATCATGGGGTCCCCGCCGAGGACGCAGGGGGAGGCGGTGGCGGCTCCTCCTGGGGGTGGGTGAGGTCTTCAGTTTGTGGGAGCTCTGAGGAAGGCTCTGGGTTTCCCCAATACCAAAAGCTGAAGCTAGGGGAGATCCAAGACGATGGCGATTAGCCCGTGCCACGAGGAAGGCCACGGCAGTCACAACTCTACAGCCGGAAGGGCTCTCAGAAGACATCTAGgtcaagcctctcattttacaggggaggaaaccgaggtcaaagaaagggaaatgacttgcccaaagtcacataagtagCACATGCCAGAGACTGAGTAGAGTGGGGAAAAGAAAGCTGAGAAAAAGCAGAGATGAGGCAgaaaccagaaaaggaaaataatggggggggggcaccAAGGAAAGATGTGAGACCAGCAAGAAATATACAGAATGTGGGCAGGCAGCGGCTGAGAAGAGCTGAGAAGAGCTGGGGCtcatgggaggaagagagaaccGATGGGAAAATCTGGTAGAAAGCTGTGTAAAATCAGAGAACTTTGGGGCAAACAGACCCAGGGTGGGGAGGAGAATCCTAACTCggtctccctccttttccttctccaaggaGCTCCTACCCTTGCCTTCTCCCAACCCCAACATACAAACTCCTGATTCTGGATCCAGGGGGTGAGGGTGGGCTCGTCCCCTCCACGCCAGGAGGCGGCAACCAAGAGGCGTCATcgtcatcatcgtcatcatcgcTGAGGCAGAAAAGAGAGTCTGGGTGAGGGCCGGAGCCCATCTGTCTAGCCCAGGCTCTTCTTCCCCCTCTTAGCTGTGGAGGGTTCTTCGGCCATCCCTGTAATGCTGGACGttcacagacagacacacacacatacacacacactctcttaTCTCACACACACAAGCTTTCTCTATCCCTCCcttattctctctcctccttctcccctcttttctctctgtttctcttacacacacacacacacacacacacacacacacacacacgccagaACTAACCATCTCTAGCACGAGAGGCAGCAAACAGACTTGGGTTTGAGTCTGGCCCTTAGCACTTAATAGCTGTGACTTTGAGCATGGTATGagttctttgagcctcagttcatctgtaaaatgggtccaACCCAACTTGTACCACCTACCTCCCCGGTGGTTTcatggaaagcactttgaaaagcaAACCACGTGGTGTTATTTTGTgtttgttgctcagttgttttcagtgtgtctggctctttgggaccccatttggggttttctccgCAGAAAttctggcatggtttgccatttcctcctccaacttatttgacagatgaggaaactgaggccagcagggtgaagtgacttgcccagggtcacacagctagtaagcacctgaggctggatttgaacttggaaagaggagtcttcctgacttcaggcccagcctGTGCTCTGTGCTCTAGGCGCCACCTAGCGGCCCCGGCGGGATTCTTCTCAtgtgaattgaatgaatgaaggtgGTTCCTTTGGGATGGAAGATCAGAGTCCTCctgccccctcctcttcccttcctggcTTTGGGGCGCTGAGAAGGCTGAGGGGAGGCTGAGGGAGTCCGTATTGGGGACCATTGGGCACAAAAGCAGGGAGCTTAGAATAGCCTTAGCCTGGACCCAGGGGGAAGAGCACTGGGTGAGAATCCTCCTGCACTTACTTTGCCAGGTAGCTTCCAGAGGGTTTGCAACAATGGACTTGGTAGTCAGAGAGagcagggttcaaatcctgcctcggacctcaactagctttgtgaccttgggaaatcaatctcggcctcagtttcctcctctataaaatgggtctAGAATCCACCCTTACCCCACAGTGGGATAAGCGATCCCATGGAAGATGGTTCTGGGAACCTAACTTAACCAACGGCCTAAATGGAAGCAATTACCATTCTTATGGTTTGTAAGAGCTGCAAAGGCTAGGCCATGGGGctgtgactggcccagggtcatacagccaggacgTGTATCTGGTTATTCTTATAAAGACGCTTatcctgagactcagttttctcatctgcacaGTGGGTTGGTGTGGTGTATGTCATATATGTGCGTACAAGATAGGACTGCCACCACTTCATGGGTTGCAAGAGGGGGCTCTGACCATGTGAAAGCGCCAGGAAACCGCATCCAGGAACCAGGAACAGACAGCCCTCCCCAAGCCtagcgtgtgtgcgtgtgtgtccCCACCTTGGCTCTGGGCAGGCACCGAGAAGACAGCCTGAGCTCCGGAGGGCCCCGGCTCCTTCCCCGGACGGGCCCTCACCTGCTCCCCGGGGCGTCGGGGGTCCCCAGCATCTTGGCCTTGATCTTCCTCCGCTGTTTCTTCACGGTCAGTTTCATGGCATCGAGCAGGAGCCCCGGGACGCGGCGGTCCGCGAGCAGCTCCCTAGAGGCGGGGGAGAGAGCAGGGCGCGAGTCTGGACGCCCCAAAACCCCAGCGGTCCCCCTGGGGAAGCGTCCCCAGGCGCGCCAGCATCCCCTTTGGCCCTGCAGCCAAAAACAGCTTGCCAGGCGGAGAGTGAGAGCTGAAGAAAGCCCGTGACTGCCCCCTAGCGTGGGCTTAGCCGCATGGGAGCCAGTGGAGAGGAGGCCAAtgggggggcgggggcg comes from the Gracilinanus agilis isolate LMUSP501 unplaced genomic scaffold, AgileGrace unplaced_scaffold8006, whole genome shotgun sequence genome and includes:
- the LOC123256665 gene encoding rab-interacting lysosomal protein-like, giving the protein MKLTVKKQRRKIKAKMLGTPDAPGSSDDDDDDDDASWLPPPGVEGTSPPSPPGSRIRSFFSFWYWGNPEPSSELPQTEDLTHPQEEPPPPPPASSAGTP